Proteins co-encoded in one Acidovorax sp. 69 genomic window:
- a CDS encoding replication initiation factor, with protein MSKRNFGGEATKHPQTQNQAASDSMGARGARTGESDAEGIAGAAPGNTAPDNSKFHYQPLRWGVDSLYLSYPGVLSPDRVSQLRHLKSIAQGPEHEAAKAQLQLGSHVFEVKDKSSGLFAFTLVDGSYMIRLGAGKSKQLPMAYVQVSSQLLSHKGPMEIESELRDLLRQLGEVHAPKVSRVDLFLDFACDLSMEGWGREAWVTRACAVNQYAEDKTFTGWTIGAGGALMARLYHKLLECKKSGKEYLLDLWARAGWGQDMPVWRLEFQFKREVLVQLDLDTLGSVMENRAGLWSYATTDWLRMCLPTEADNTRSRWPIHPLWMALSSVDWGAQGGPLLRSYQALRAPSLAWLGARTLSAYASIGAITGITDFDAAAREAKKHAYDVLGKQNGGGLSGVGDEQFFREKVQALTRLYNTRMNPPLPPAPETYQRNEYERQSRG; from the coding sequence ATGTCGAAGCGAAACTTTGGTGGCGAGGCCACGAAGCACCCACAAACCCAAAACCAGGCCGCGTCGGATTCGATGGGGGCGCGCGGAGCGCGCACCGGCGAATCCGATGCGGAAGGTATTGCAGGTGCGGCGCCTGGTAACACAGCACCTGATAACAGCAAATTCCACTACCAACCTCTGCGATGGGGCGTCGACAGTTTGTACCTGTCTTACCCCGGCGTCCTCTCGCCGGATCGCGTTTCTCAACTCCGCCACCTCAAATCCATAGCCCAAGGACCAGAGCATGAAGCGGCCAAAGCCCAATTGCAGTTGGGCTCCCATGTCTTCGAAGTCAAAGACAAAAGCTCTGGCCTGTTCGCGTTCACCCTGGTGGACGGCTCGTACATGATCCGCCTGGGCGCTGGCAAATCCAAGCAGTTGCCCATGGCCTATGTCCAGGTCTCCAGCCAACTCTTGAGCCACAAGGGGCCGATGGAGATTGAATCGGAGTTGCGGGACCTGCTGCGCCAACTAGGGGAAGTCCACGCCCCAAAGGTCAGCCGAGTCGATTTGTTCCTCGATTTCGCGTGCGATCTGAGTATGGAAGGCTGGGGCCGGGAGGCCTGGGTCACTCGCGCTTGTGCCGTCAACCAGTACGCGGAAGACAAGACTTTCACTGGCTGGACCATCGGGGCGGGTGGCGCTCTCATGGCGCGCCTGTATCACAAGCTCCTGGAGTGCAAGAAAAGCGGGAAGGAATACCTCCTCGACCTTTGGGCACGAGCGGGTTGGGGTCAAGATATGCCTGTCTGGCGCCTCGAATTCCAATTCAAACGCGAAGTCTTGGTGCAACTGGACCTGGACACCCTGGGCTCTGTGATGGAAAACCGTGCAGGCCTGTGGAGCTATGCCACCACTGATTGGCTGCGTATGTGCCTCCCAACAGAAGCGGACAACACCCGCAGCCGCTGGCCTATCCATCCCCTATGGATGGCTCTGTCGTCGGTAGATTGGGGCGCGCAAGGAGGCCCGTTGCTACGCAGCTACCAGGCGCTACGGGCCCCTTCCCTCGCATGGCTCGGTGCTCGCACTCTCTCGGCCTATGCCTCCATCGGTGCGATCACAGGGATCACGGACTTCGATGCGGCGGCACGTGAGGCCAAGAAACACGCGTACGACGTCCTAGGCAAGCAGAACGGCGGCGGCTTGAGCGGGGTGGGCGATGAGCAGTTCTTTCGCGAGAAAGTCCAGGCCCTCACACGCCTCTACAACACGCGCATGAATCCGCCATTGCCGCCAGCGCCTGAGACCTACCAGCGCAACGAGTACGAACGCCAGTCACGAGGCTAA
- a CDS encoding ThiF family adenylyltransferase, with translation MEASLERRFGGLERLYGVVGAAQIRRAHIVVIGIGGVGSWAAEALARSGVAQITLVDLDHVAESNINRQIHALTETVGQAKVLAMRDRIAQINPVCRVHCIEEFVEPGNWPGLLTEPVDAVIDACDQVKAKVAIAVWAKTSGVLHITVGAAGGKRQAHKVDVDDLAHTTHDPLLAQVRYQMRKNHRAPREGKRIGVTCVFSREAVAPPDASCNIEGDGSLNCHGYGSVVAVTATFGQCAAGWVLDKLATASKSAEKKTL, from the coding sequence GTGGGTGCTGCACAGATTCGCCGCGCTCACATCGTCGTGATCGGTATCGGGGGCGTGGGCTCATGGGCTGCGGAGGCATTGGCTCGCAGCGGGGTTGCACAGATCACGCTGGTTGACCTCGACCATGTGGCTGAGTCCAATATCAATCGGCAGATCCACGCTTTGACCGAAACCGTGGGCCAGGCCAAAGTGCTGGCGATGCGGGACCGGATTGCCCAGATCAACCCTGTTTGCAGAGTTCACTGCATCGAGGAGTTTGTCGAGCCGGGAAATTGGCCGGGACTTCTGACGGAACCCGTAGATGCTGTCATTGATGCCTGTGATCAGGTGAAGGCTAAAGTGGCCATCGCAGTCTGGGCCAAGACCTCGGGGGTTTTGCACATCACGGTTGGGGCTGCCGGTGGCAAAAGGCAGGCACACAAGGTTGATGTGGATGATTTGGCGCATACAACCCATGATCCCTTGTTGGCTCAGGTGCGTTACCAGATGCGCAAGAACCACCGGGCACCACGTGAAGGTAAACGGATTGGAGTGACCTGTGTCTTCAGTCGAGAGGCTGTCGCACCGCCCGACGCTTCCTGCAATATCGAGGGAGATGGTTCCTTGAATTGCCATGGATACGGATCCGTGGTCGCGGTCACGGCAACATTTGGTCAATGTGCAGCTGGCTGGGTGCTCGACAAACTTGCGACAGCTTCAAAATCAGCTGAAAAAAAGACGCTATAA
- a CDS encoding IS3 family transposase (programmed frameshift), with protein sequence MKKTNKFSPEVRERAVRMVQEQRGEYPSLWAAIESIAPKIGCVPQTLNEWVKRAEVDAGTREGVTTAEAQRVKELEREVKELRRANEILKLASAFFGPGGARPPVEVMYRLVDKHREVHGVEPMCRLLQIAPSAYRRHAARLRDTGLLSHRAQRDAVLMPTIARVWNANLQVYGADKVWMQMNREGEVVARCTIERLMKRMGLQGVRRGKVIRTTISDRKALCPLDKVNRQFHAQRPNQLWVSDFTYVSTWQGWLYVAFVVDVFARRIVGWRVSTSMTTDFVLDALEQALYDRQPERDSSLIHHSDRGSQYVSIRYSERLAEAGVEPSVGSKGDSYDNALAETINGLYKAEVIHRRTWKTREAVELATLTWVSWFNNHRLMGPLGYIPPAEAEANYYRQLVEQSAAVA encoded by the exons ATGAAGAAGACAAACAAGTTCTCGCCTGAGGTGCGTGAGCGCGCCGTGAGGATGGTGCAAGAGCAGCGCGGGGAGTACCCGTCACTGTGGGCCGCCATTGAGTCCATCGCCCCCAAGATTGGCTGCGTGCCGCAGACCTTGAACGAGTGGGTCAAGCGCGCTGAAGTGGATGCAGGTACGCGAGAAGGTGTCACCACAGCCGAAGCCCAGCGTGTCAAGGAGCTGGAACGCGAGGTCAAAGAACTGCGCCGGGCCAACGAGATATTGAAGCTGGCCAGCGCGTTTTTCG GCCCAGGCGGAGCTCGACCGCCGGTTGAAGTGATGTACCGGCTCGTGGACAAACACCGCGAAGTCCACGGGGTCGAGCCGATGTGCAGGCTGCTGCAGATCGCCCCGTCGGCCTATCGCAGGCATGCAGCCCGGTTGCGCGACACCGGCCTGCTCAGCCACAGGGCCCAGCGCGATGCGGTGTTGATGCCGACCATCGCTCGGGTGTGGAACGCCAACTTGCAGGTCTACGGCGCCGACAAGGTGTGGATGCAGATGAACCGCGAGGGCGAGGTCGTTGCTCGGTGCACGATCGAGCGCCTGATGAAGCGAATGGGGCTGCAGGGTGTCAGACGCGGCAAGGTGATTCGCACAACCATCAGTGACCGTAAGGCACTGTGCCCGCTGGACAAGGTGAATCGGCAGTTCCATGCGCAGCGGCCGAACCAGCTGTGGGTCTCGGACTTCACCTATGTCTCGACCTGGCAGGGCTGGCTCTATGTGGCCTTCGTCGTTGACGTCTTCGCCAGGCGCATCGTGGGTTGGCGCGTGAGCACATCGATGACCACGGACTTCGTTCTCGATGCTCTGGAGCAAGCGCTGTACGACCGGCAACCTGAGCGCGACAGCAGCCTCATTCACCACTCGGATCGCGGGTCGCAGTACGTTTCGATTCGGTACTCGGAACGCTTGGCAGAGGCGGGGGTCGAGCCGTCTGTGGGCAGCAAGGGCGACAGCTACGACAACGCCTTGGCCGAGACGATCAACGGTCTGTACAAGGCCGAGGTGATCCACCGACGGACCTGGAAGACCCGCGAGGCCGTCGAGCTCGCCACGCTGACCTGGGTCTCGTGGTTCAACAACCACCGTCTGATGGGGCCGCTGGGCTACATCCCGCCTGCTGAAGCTGAGGCAAACTACTACCGCCAACTCGTCGAGCAATCGGCTGCAGTGGCATGA
- a CDS encoding site-specific integrase — translation MARNEGVYKRPDSGHLWINATLPNGKRIRQSSGTADRADAEAYLAKLKLDAYRETHFGIKPERTWQEAVIRYLELKRTLKSFSDVQRICRHLDRYLGDASLRQINGDLIWSIVQGELKKGNKPATVNRYLATVRSLLRMARDEWQWIDTMPKIRLLTGEVERDRWLTREEAERLISHCPGHLAALVRFALATGCRASEITGLEWNRVDLQRKTAWLNKTKNGTPRGVPLNEDAIEVLEEQQGKNLKYCFTFRGAPIQRAITNTAWYSALEAAGIEDFRFHDLRHTWASWHRQAGTSCDELKDLGGWKSRVMVDRYAKYATEHLAVAASRVQRVRDENVVDLVTFLSRPKVQRA, via the coding sequence ATGGCCCGTAATGAAGGTGTCTACAAGCGGCCGGATTCCGGCCACTTGTGGATCAATGCAACGCTCCCCAACGGCAAGCGCATACGCCAAAGCTCTGGGACTGCCGACCGAGCCGACGCGGAAGCGTACTTAGCCAAACTCAAGCTGGATGCTTACCGGGAAACCCATTTTGGGATTAAGCCGGAACGCACTTGGCAAGAGGCTGTGATTCGGTACCTTGAACTCAAAAGGACGCTGAAGAGTTTTTCGGATGTGCAACGGATTTGCCGCCACCTGGACCGCTACCTGGGCGATGCTTCACTCAGACAAATCAATGGTGATCTGATCTGGAGCATCGTGCAGGGAGAGCTCAAGAAGGGCAACAAACCCGCCACGGTGAATCGCTATCTGGCCACGGTGCGCAGCCTTCTTCGGATGGCCCGCGACGAATGGCAGTGGATCGACACCATGCCGAAAATCCGTCTGCTGACTGGAGAGGTTGAGCGGGACCGCTGGTTAACACGAGAAGAGGCAGAAAGATTGATTTCCCACTGCCCGGGTCACCTTGCAGCCCTGGTACGGTTTGCCCTGGCAACGGGGTGCCGTGCATCCGAAATCACAGGCTTGGAGTGGAACCGGGTGGACTTGCAACGCAAGACTGCCTGGCTCAACAAAACCAAGAACGGAACGCCTAGGGGAGTACCGTTAAATGAAGATGCGATTGAAGTATTGGAAGAGCAGCAAGGCAAGAACCTGAAGTATTGCTTCACCTTCCGGGGTGCACCAATCCAGCGGGCGATTACAAACACTGCTTGGTACAGCGCGTTAGAGGCTGCTGGCATCGAGGATTTCCGGTTTCACGACCTGCGCCATACGTGGGCCTCGTGGCATCGCCAGGCGGGAACGTCTTGCGACGAGCTCAAGGACTTGGGCGGCTGGAAATCCAGGGTGATGGTGGATCGCTATGCAAAGTACGCCACGGAACATCTGGCTGTCGCTGCAAGCCGCGTCCAGCGCGTCCGTGATGAAAACGTAGTCGACTTGGTCACGTTTTTGTCACGTCCAAAAGTACAAAGGGCCTAG
- a CDS encoding site-specific integrase, producing MSLYKRANSPYWWIRLPPTKNELKPLQISSGTANKRQAQQYHDKLKSERWEQEKLDVKPRRTWDEAAERFLIETTHKRTQAWDKSMLRWFHPHLGGKALDEISKALLDEVKAKRSKGVAAGTVNRYMALVRAILRKACYDWEWLDRVPKVGMLRDKGGRIRSLTKEEFARLLDQLPEHLRDMAVFSVATGLRQSNVTKLQWRQISLERRHLWVAGEDHKNGKAHSVPLNEAAMQVLQKRQGDHLTYVFTYEGKPIVQVNTKAWRAALKRADIEDFRWHDLRHTFATWHRQAGTPTHELQRLGGWKTLEMVERYAHVAPEGLQIAASRLDNVLAGTF from the coding sequence ATGAGCCTCTACAAACGCGCAAATTCTCCGTATTGGTGGATACGTCTTCCCCCTACCAAAAACGAGCTCAAACCCCTGCAGATCTCCAGCGGCACGGCCAACAAGCGGCAGGCCCAGCAGTACCACGACAAACTCAAGTCCGAGCGCTGGGAGCAAGAAAAACTTGATGTAAAGCCACGTCGAACTTGGGACGAAGCCGCCGAGCGCTTTTTGATCGAAACAACGCACAAGCGCACGCAGGCCTGGGACAAATCCATGCTGCGCTGGTTCCACCCACATCTAGGGGGGAAAGCCTTGGACGAGATCAGCAAGGCCTTGCTTGACGAAGTGAAGGCCAAACGGTCAAAGGGCGTGGCTGCTGGCACCGTTAATCGGTACATGGCCCTTGTCCGAGCGATCTTGCGCAAGGCCTGCTACGACTGGGAATGGTTGGACCGAGTCCCAAAGGTGGGGATGTTGCGCGACAAGGGCGGGCGTATCCGCTCGCTCACAAAGGAAGAGTTCGCACGCTTACTGGATCAGCTTCCCGAGCACTTGCGGGACATGGCTGTTTTCTCGGTGGCAACCGGCCTGCGGCAAAGCAACGTGACCAAGTTGCAATGGCGTCAGATCAGCTTGGAGCGGCGGCACCTTTGGGTTGCGGGCGAGGACCACAAGAATGGCAAGGCCCATTCCGTGCCGCTGAACGAAGCTGCTATGCAAGTGTTGCAAAAGCGCCAGGGCGATCACCTGACCTATGTGTTTACCTACGAAGGCAAACCCATCGTGCAGGTCAACACCAAGGCATGGCGGGCAGCGCTAAAGCGAGCGGACATCGAGGATTTCCGATGGCACGACCTGCGGCATACCTTCGCCACGTGGCACCGGCAGGCGGGCACGCCCACCCATGAATTGCAGCGGTTAGGTGGTTGGAAGACGCTGGAAATGGTGGAACGCTATGCACACGTGGCGCCGGAAGGCTTGCAGATTGCGGCCTCGCGCCTTGATAATGTCCTCGCGGGCACA